The nucleotide sequence TTGACTTTCAGTAATTGAGAAGGTCACAGATCGCTTACGCTCTACTTCCTTTCGGCTGATATTTTTCAAAAATGCGACTGCATCTTTCTTGTTGTCTTTCAATGTAGTTTCGTAACTTTCTCTCATTTCTTCGTCTTTTTTATGGTTGAATGAATCTAAACTCATAATCT is from Companilactobacillus alimentarius DSM 20249 and encodes:
- a CDS encoding ribbon-helix-helix domain-containing protein, producing MSLDSFNHKKDEEMRESYETTLKDNKKDAVAFLKNISRKEVERKRSVTFSITESQLKKMDTAARKNGFKNRSEFLASIIDAI